A single region of the Coregonus clupeaformis isolate EN_2021a chromosome 40, ASM2061545v1, whole genome shotgun sequence genome encodes:
- the rbm45 gene encoding RNA-binding protein 45 — MEDAFRPSTDLDDPPNSRLFLVTSKSITEDMIREQFSLYGEIQDVWVVKDKQTKESKGVSFVKFTKSSEACTAMEEMHGKCLVEGTKPIKVFIAQARSSGSHRDVEDEELTRIFVMIPKTFTEDDLKDTFKEYGDIEYCIIVKNKTTGESKGLGYVRYHKPSQAATAIENCEKTYRAILAEPRNKTPAPDNDYFSPARAEHVQGDPGMTSYPFVDSGFHTRGDMRSTDIITRCLMMSSRASVTQDQVYSLFDLIPGMDYCEMQQDSYGFSTGQAMIRYNNLGSAVYAKNKLDGFEYPPGNRLVVTHVDDGQDRRSPVGRMAMQLVAAQMMSIVCNAPSAPPLRKTSAGYPPPAVPQSPRVQTDVALPPLQKLAPSDSRVKERLFVVFKPLPLPMDVLEDVFCRFGSLVEVFLVPGRNVGYMKYAERKSADDAMATLHGQMVNGVKMKVMRADPPKEESHKRQRTY; from the exons ATGGAGGATGCATTTAGGCCGTCGACGGATCTCGATGATCCCCCAAATAGTCGCTTGTTTCTCGTAACAAGTAAGTCCATAACCGAGGACATGATCCGGGAGCAGTTTTCTCTTTATGGAGAAATTCAGGATGTTTGGGTAGTcaaagacaagcagactaaggagtCAAAAGGAGTGTCCTTTGTGAAATTTACTAAATCGTCCGAGGCATGTACGGCTATGGAAGAAATGCATGGAAAATGCTTGGTCGAAGGAACCAAACCAATCAAG GTATTTATTGCCCAGGCGAGGTCTTCCGGAAGCCACCGAGATGTGGAGGATGAGGAGCTCACCAGAATATTTGTGATGATTCCCAAAACCTTTACAGAGGATGACTTGAAAGATACATTCAAG GAATATGGTGACATTGAATATTGCATCATCGTAAAGAATAAAACTACAGGAGAAAGTAAGGGCCTGGGGTATGTAAGATATCACAAACCCTCACAGGCAGCCACCGCCATAGAGAACTGTGAGAAGA CATATAGGGCCATTCTTGCAGAGCCGAGGAACAAAACGCCAGCCCCAGACAACGACTACTTTAGCCCTGCCAGAGCTGAGCATGTCCAGGGTGACCCAGGAATGACTTCCTATCCATTTG TGGACTCCGGTTTTCATACCAGGGGAGACATGCGGAGCACAGACATTATCACCAGGTGCCTAATGATGTCATCCCGGGCGAGCGTCACACAAGATCAAGTCTATAGCCTCTTTGACCTGATCCCAGGGATGGATTATTGCGAGATGCAGCAGGATTCATATGGTTTCAGCACAG GACAAGCTATGATTCGCTACAACAACCTTGGATCAGCTGTCTATGCTAAAAACAAACTGGATGGGTTTGAGTACCCACCTGGGAACCGGCTAGTAGTCACTCACGTCGATGATGGGCAGGACAGAAGAAG CCCCGTGGGAAGGATGGCCATGCAGCTAGTGGCAGCCCAGATGATGTCTATCGTATGCAATGCTCCTTCTGCACCACCACTCAGGAAGACGAGCGCT GGCTATCCACCACCCGCTGTTCCCCAGAGCCCCCGGGTACAGACAGATGTTGCCCTCCCACCTCTCCAGAAGTTGGCCCCTTCAGACAGCCGGGTGAAAGAACGCCTATTTGTGGTCTTTAAACCTTTGCCTCTGCCCATGGATGTGCTTGAAGATGTGTTCTG CCGTTTTGGCTCTCTGGTTGAGGTTTTCCTTGTGCCTGGACGGAATGTGGGCTACATGAAGTACGCGGAGAGAAAGAGTGCAGATGATGCCATGGCGACACTGCATGGTCAAATGGTGAACGGCGTTAAAATGAAGGTGATGCGGGCTGACCCGCCCAAAGAGGAGTCTCACAAACGTCAACGCACCTATTAG